A genomic region of Luteibacter aegosomatissinici contains the following coding sequences:
- the phaR gene encoding polyhydroxyalkanoate synthesis repressor PhaR — MAQTLRIIKKYPNRRLYDTEISSYITLEEVRQLVLDGEHFEVRDAKSGEDLTRSVLLQIIAEHEEHGQPMLSSQLLSHIIRFYGDSLQGFMGPYLERSLQVFLDQQQQFRNQLNTMMGQTPWSMLNEMTERNLDVWKSMQRGFLDAATAKPAAATHVPPRGGKKAS, encoded by the coding sequence ATGGCACAAACCCTACGCATCATCAAAAAGTATCCGAACCGTCGTTTGTACGATACGGAAATTTCGAGCTACATCACGCTGGAGGAAGTTCGCCAGCTGGTTCTCGACGGGGAGCATTTCGAGGTCCGGGACGCCAAGTCGGGCGAGGACCTGACCCGCTCCGTGCTTCTGCAGATCATCGCGGAGCACGAGGAGCACGGGCAGCCGATGCTCTCCTCGCAGCTGCTCTCGCACATCATCCGTTTCTACGGGGATTCGCTGCAGGGCTTCATGGGGCCGTACCTGGAGCGCAGCCTGCAGGTGTTCCTCGACCAGCAGCAGCAGTTCCGCAACCAGCTCAATACGATGATGGGCCAGACCCCGTGGTCCATGCTCAACGAGATGACCGAGCGCAATCTCGACGTCTGGAAATCGATGCAGCGCGGGTTCCTCGACGCGGCTACCGCCAAGCCGGCAGCTGCCACCCACGTGCCGCCGCGCGGCGGCAAGAAAGCCAGCTGA
- a CDS encoding cytochrome c-type biogenesis protein, whose amino-acid sequence MRRIGLLALLCLLPLLAIAQAIQPLPFHDRAEEVRFQKLSAELRCPMCQNETLADSNAPIAHDLRRQIFEMMQAGKSDAEIKAYLVDRYSDFVLYKPPVEPKTWLLWFGPLVVLVLGGLVVAVQVRRRARTAPATTAAANDTEDDW is encoded by the coding sequence ATGCGCCGGATCGGCCTCCTAGCCCTGCTCTGCCTGCTGCCGCTGCTGGCCATCGCCCAGGCGATCCAGCCCCTGCCGTTCCACGACCGTGCCGAGGAAGTGCGCTTCCAGAAGCTCAGCGCCGAACTGCGCTGCCCCATGTGCCAGAACGAAACACTGGCCGATTCCAATGCGCCGATCGCGCACGACCTGCGCCGGCAGATCTTCGAGATGATGCAGGCGGGCAAGAGCGACGCCGAGATCAAGGCGTATCTTGTCGATCGCTACTCCGATTTCGTGCTGTACAAGCCGCCGGTGGAACCAAAGACCTGGCTGTTGTGGTTTGGCCCGCTCGTGGTGCTCGTGCTGGGCGGCCTCGTGGTCGCCGTGCAGGTACGCCGCCGTGCCCGCACGGCACCTGCGACGACAGCCGCAGCAAACGATACCGAGGATGATTGGTGA
- a CDS encoding heme ABC transporter permease has translation MANWVPLWLHRLGSPPIFYRFAGAVYPWALGLAIVLGGIALYGGLVVAPADYQQGDAYRIIFIHVPSAWMSLFIYAIMTVAAFIGLVWRIKLAETVAMESAPIGAAFTAITLATGSLWGKPMWGTWWTWDARLTSELVLLFIYLGIIGLYHSFEDRRQGARAAAFLVLVGAVNVPIVHFSVNWWNTLHQGSTIRLLGPSHIAASMVWPLLTMMVATKLYYIASLFSRVRADLIASEGGKAWVRELALGPAQDGKA, from the coding sequence ATGGCTAACTGGGTTCCCCTCTGGCTGCACCGCCTGGGATCACCGCCGATCTTCTACCGCTTCGCGGGGGCCGTGTACCCGTGGGCGCTGGGCCTTGCCATCGTGCTCGGCGGTATCGCGCTGTACGGCGGCCTCGTGGTCGCGCCGGCGGATTACCAGCAGGGCGATGCCTACCGCATCATCTTCATCCACGTGCCCAGTGCGTGGATGAGCCTGTTCATCTACGCCATCATGACCGTCGCCGCCTTCATCGGCCTGGTCTGGCGGATCAAGCTGGCCGAAACCGTGGCCATGGAGTCCGCGCCCATCGGGGCGGCCTTCACCGCGATCACCCTGGCCACCGGCTCGCTTTGGGGCAAGCCCATGTGGGGTACATGGTGGACCTGGGACGCGCGGCTCACCTCCGAACTGGTGCTGCTCTTTATCTACCTCGGCATCATCGGCCTGTACCACTCCTTTGAAGACCGTCGCCAGGGTGCACGTGCTGCGGCATTCCTCGTGTTGGTCGGGGCGGTGAACGTGCCGATCGTGCATTTCTCGGTGAACTGGTGGAACACGCTGCACCAGGGCTCCACCATCCGCCTGCTCGGCCCCTCGCACATTGCCGCGAGCATGGTGTGGCCGCTGCTGACCATGATGGTCGCCACCAAGCTCTATTACATCGCCAGCCTGTTCTCACGCGTGCGCGCCGACCTGATCGCCTCCGAAGGCGGCAAGGCCTGGGTGCGCGAACTGGCGCTCGGCCCTGCGCAGGATGGCAAGGCATGA
- the ccmD gene encoding heme exporter protein CcmD — translation MSTFLAMGGYGAYVWTAFAVFFIVLLIDTLAPLARRRRNLRDIRARIARQENRRRPGTPASNESNA, via the coding sequence ATGAGCACCTTTCTCGCGATGGGTGGCTATGGTGCCTATGTGTGGACCGCCTTCGCGGTCTTCTTCATCGTCCTTTTGATCGACACGCTGGCACCGCTCGCCAGGCGCCGCCGCAACCTGCGCGATATCCGCGCACGCATCGCGCGCCAGGAGAACCGCCGCCGGCCGGGAACCCCAGCCAGTAATGAATCCAACGCGTAA
- the ccmA gene encoding cytochrome c biogenesis heme-transporting ATPase CcmA, giving the protein MTAHPPLLEARALCFLRQDEPVFGPVDFALHGGEIALVEGDNGSGKTTLMRVLTGMLRAGEGEVLLDGAPFALDTMAGAVVFLGHHLGLKVDLSARENLRVSTGLYGVRGGADIDAVLADVGLAGFEDEPVRRLSAGQKKRAALARLLLLPARVWLLDEPYANLDREGIALVNRLLREHAARGGAALVTSHGAVTFAGDEPRRIRLHA; this is encoded by the coding sequence ATGACTGCTCACCCGCCCCTGCTTGAAGCCCGCGCCCTGTGCTTTCTGCGCCAGGATGAGCCCGTGTTCGGGCCGGTGGATTTCGCATTGCATGGTGGTGAGATCGCGCTGGTGGAAGGCGATAACGGCAGTGGCAAGACCACCCTCATGCGTGTGCTTACAGGCATGCTGCGTGCCGGCGAGGGAGAGGTGCTGCTGGATGGCGCGCCGTTCGCACTGGATACGATGGCCGGTGCCGTCGTGTTCCTTGGCCACCACCTCGGCCTGAAAGTCGACCTTTCCGCGCGCGAGAACCTGCGGGTATCCACTGGCCTCTACGGCGTGCGCGGCGGCGCGGACATCGATGCCGTACTGGCCGACGTGGGCCTGGCGGGGTTCGAAGACGAACCGGTGCGCCGCCTCTCCGCCGGCCAGAAGAAGCGCGCCGCACTGGCTCGCTTGCTATTGCTGCCGGCCCGCGTCTGGCTACTGGATGAGCCTTACGCCAACCTCGACCGCGAAGGCATCGCCCTGGTGAACCGCCTGTTGCGTGAACACGCCGCACGCGGGGGCGCCGCCCTGGTCACCAGCCATGGCGCCGTCACGTTCGCGGGCGATGAACCCCGCCGCATCCGGTTGCACGCGTGA
- a CDS encoding FAD-dependent oxidoreductase codes for MPRNDIAVVGAGLVGALVATLLTQRGFRVTVYEKRPDPRKAGFLGGRSINLALAERGLHALRATGLADQVLAQAVMMRGRMVHDPAGHSGLQRYGVDDSEVIWSVSRGGLNTLMLDAAEAAGATIHFDQGLASADLEHGTLTLRAADGSERTVDAPVVIGADGAGSALRAEMHRHAPLGERVEELGHGYKELEIPPGKDPSAPFAIERNALHIWPRGHYMCIALPNREGSFTVTLFLPNDGEHPSFRTIAGAGAAEAFFRTEFPDALDLMPDFAKDWAEHPVGSLATLYLDRWHIGGRALLIGDAAHAIVPFHGQGMNCGFEDAAELARLFEQMPDADMGTVFAAFEASRKPNADAIARMALENYVEMRDKVADPHFLRMRELGGLLAQRSPTHYLPRYRMVTFTHLPYAYALERGQAQDTLVEQLLRGHDDVATIDLDAAVRTLEATLPPLPL; via the coding sequence ATGCCCCGTAACGACATCGCCGTTGTCGGCGCCGGCCTCGTCGGCGCCCTGGTCGCCACCCTTCTGACCCAGCGCGGTTTCCGGGTCACTGTTTACGAAAAGCGCCCCGACCCCCGAAAGGCAGGTTTCCTTGGTGGCCGCTCCATCAACCTTGCCTTGGCCGAACGCGGCCTGCACGCGCTGCGCGCCACGGGCCTGGCCGACCAGGTGCTGGCCCAGGCGGTGATGATGCGCGGGCGCATGGTGCACGACCCCGCCGGCCACAGTGGCCTGCAGCGCTATGGCGTGGACGATTCCGAGGTGATCTGGTCGGTATCGCGCGGCGGGCTCAACACCCTCATGCTGGATGCGGCCGAAGCCGCCGGCGCCACCATCCATTTCGACCAGGGCCTGGCCTCCGCGGACCTGGAACACGGAACGTTGACCCTGCGCGCCGCCGATGGCAGCGAACGCACGGTGGATGCGCCCGTGGTGATCGGCGCCGACGGCGCAGGGTCGGCGCTGCGTGCGGAGATGCATCGTCACGCCCCGCTGGGCGAACGGGTGGAAGAACTGGGCCACGGTTACAAGGAACTGGAGATTCCGCCCGGCAAGGACCCGTCGGCACCCTTTGCCATTGAACGCAACGCACTGCATATCTGGCCGCGCGGCCACTACATGTGCATCGCCTTGCCCAACCGCGAAGGCAGTTTCACCGTCACCCTGTTCCTGCCCAACGATGGCGAGCACCCCAGCTTCCGCACCATCGCCGGCGCGGGCGCTGCCGAAGCGTTCTTCCGCACGGAGTTTCCCGACGCGCTCGACCTCATGCCGGACTTCGCGAAGGATTGGGCGGAGCACCCGGTGGGCTCACTGGCCACGCTCTACCTGGACCGCTGGCACATTGGCGGGCGCGCGCTGCTGATCGGCGATGCCGCGCACGCCATCGTGCCGTTCCACGGCCAGGGGATGAACTGTGGCTTTGAAGATGCGGCCGAACTCGCCCGCTTGTTCGAACAGATGCCCGACGCTGACATGGGCACCGTGTTCGCCGCGTTCGAAGCCAGCCGCAAGCCGAACGCCGATGCCATCGCCCGCATGGCGCTCGAGAACTACGTGGAGATGCGCGACAAGGTCGCCGATCCGCATTTCCTGCGCATGCGCGAACTGGGTGGCCTGCTGGCGCAGCGCTCGCCCACGCACTACCTGCCGCGCTACCGCATGGTCACCTTCACCCACCTGCCCTATGCCTACGCGCTGGAACGCGGCCAGGCCCAGGACACACTCGTGGAACAGCTATTGCGCGGGCATGACGATGTGGCAACCATCGACCTCGATGCCGCCGTACGCACCCTGGAAGCCACACTCCCACCGCTCCCCCTTTAG
- a CDS encoding tetratricopeptide repeat protein, whose protein sequence is MSNWFYAVAAAMLAVALALLLVPMVRHGRTHGRSRAMFTVAALLAVALPLASIGLYAVVGTPATLNGVEPAKEMTVGQAVDALKARLAANPGDIEGWLLLGQTYTMVKQPAQARDAYEGALKADPKNVPAMVGWAEADSLVRGDHRIEGRGLSLLEQAVAAQPDSQKALWLLGIAQFQQERYTDAAATWRKLQPLLDPDSNVAHAVAEQINLAEKRAAGTAQ, encoded by the coding sequence GTGAGTAACTGGTTCTATGCCGTTGCTGCGGCGATGCTCGCCGTGGCGCTTGCCCTGCTGCTCGTTCCCATGGTGCGACACGGCCGAACGCATGGCCGTTCACGCGCCATGTTCACGGTTGCGGCCCTGCTGGCTGTCGCGCTCCCGCTGGCCAGCATCGGCCTGTATGCGGTGGTGGGCACCCCGGCCACGCTCAACGGCGTGGAGCCAGCGAAGGAGATGACTGTCGGCCAGGCCGTGGACGCGCTAAAGGCGCGCCTGGCGGCAAACCCGGGTGACATCGAAGGCTGGCTGCTATTGGGCCAGACCTACACGATGGTGAAGCAGCCAGCGCAGGCACGCGATGCGTACGAGGGCGCGCTGAAGGCCGATCCGAAGAACGTGCCAGCGATGGTGGGCTGGGCCGAGGCCGATTCCCTGGTACGCGGCGACCATCGGATCGAGGGCCGCGGGCTTTCCCTGCTGGAGCAGGCTGTCGCGGCACAACCGGATAGCCAGAAGGCCTTGTGGCTGCTCGGCATCGCCCAGTTCCAGCAAGAGCGCTACACCGATGCCGCCGCCACCTGGCGCAAACTCCAGCCGCTGCTGGACCCGGATTCGAACGTGGCGCACGCCGTGGCGGAACAGATCAACCTGGCTGAGAAACGCGCCGCAGGTACGGCGCAGTAA
- a CDS encoding DHA2 family efflux MFS transporter permease subunit — translation MSDTTATPDAAPAPAAGPKPLHGLPLVLLTIAVAFSTFMEILDMTIVNVAVPHIAGSLGVSSNEGTWAISSYALASAVMQPLTGWIAKRFGEVKTFCFSVALFVVFSMLCGLATSMPMLVVFRLLQGAGSGPMVALSLSLLLASYPKEKQGIALAMWAMTVVVAPIFGPILGGYLTDNFSWPWIFYINVPVGAAAGVVTWSILRTRETKIVRAPIDSVGLFLLVIGVGCLQFMLDNGNDHDWFASPLILTLGLIALVALTFLIIWELTAKHPVVDLSLFARRNFAVGVTALSLGMLGFFGITVVFPLWLQTTLGYTATWAGLATAPVGILAFLMSPIIGKNIQRLELRAVVTFAFIVFAFTSFWFSTFNSGASFATLVLPRFVMGIGIACFFIPLNQIFLSGLRPDQIAGASGLANFCRTLASSVSTAITVTLWQHRGEAHHASLTEYVNPASPAAMAYVQKLQGMGLHGQPQLTVLDQVVNREALTLAVNDVFWTCGILFLALIPILWLAKPPFGNAGGAAGH, via the coding sequence TTGAGCGATACCACCGCCACACCGGATGCCGCGCCCGCGCCTGCCGCGGGCCCGAAACCCCTGCACGGCCTGCCCCTGGTCCTGCTGACGATCGCTGTCGCGTTCTCCACCTTCATGGAGATCCTGGACATGACGATCGTGAACGTGGCGGTGCCGCATATCGCCGGCAGCCTCGGCGTGAGTTCGAACGAGGGTACCTGGGCCATCAGTTCGTACGCACTGGCCAGCGCAGTGATGCAGCCGCTCACCGGCTGGATTGCCAAGCGCTTCGGCGAGGTCAAGACATTTTGCTTCTCGGTCGCACTGTTCGTGGTGTTCTCGATGCTCTGCGGCCTGGCCACGAGCATGCCCATGCTGGTGGTGTTCCGCCTGCTGCAGGGTGCGGGCTCGGGCCCGATGGTGGCGCTCTCGCTCTCACTGCTGCTCGCCAGCTACCCCAAGGAGAAGCAAGGCATTGCGCTAGCCATGTGGGCCATGACCGTGGTCGTGGCGCCCATCTTCGGCCCTATCCTTGGCGGCTACCTCACCGACAACTTCTCGTGGCCGTGGATCTTCTACATCAACGTACCGGTGGGTGCGGCGGCAGGCGTCGTGACATGGAGCATCCTGCGCACGCGTGAAACGAAGATCGTGCGCGCTCCGATCGATTCGGTGGGCCTGTTCCTGCTGGTGATCGGCGTGGGCTGCCTGCAGTTCATGCTGGACAATGGTAACGACCACGACTGGTTCGCCTCGCCGCTCATTCTCACGCTTGGCCTCATCGCGCTGGTGGCGCTCACGTTCCTGATCATCTGGGAGCTCACCGCGAAGCACCCGGTGGTCGATCTCTCACTGTTCGCCCGGCGCAATTTCGCCGTCGGTGTCACCGCGCTTTCGCTGGGCATGCTGGGCTTCTTCGGCATCACGGTCGTCTTCCCGCTATGGCTGCAGACCACGCTGGGCTATACGGCCACCTGGGCCGGCCTGGCGACGGCACCGGTCGGCATCCTCGCGTTCCTCATGTCGCCGATCATCGGCAAGAACATCCAGCGGCTGGAACTGCGTGCGGTGGTGACCTTCGCGTTCATCGTGTTCGCCTTCACCTCGTTCTGGTTTTCCACGTTCAACAGCGGCGCCTCGTTCGCGACGCTGGTACTGCCTCGCTTCGTCATGGGTATTGGCATCGCCTGCTTCTTCATCCCGCTGAACCAGATCTTCCTTTCCGGCCTGCGCCCGGATCAGATCGCCGGCGCCTCAGGGCTGGCCAACTTCTGCCGCACGCTGGCCTCCAGCGTCTCGACGGCGATCACGGTCACCCTGTGGCAGCACCGCGGCGAGGCGCACCATGCCTCGCTGACCGAGTACGTGAACCCGGCCTCGCCGGCCGCCATGGCCTATGTGCAAAAACTGCAAGGCATGGGCCTGCACGGCCAGCCCCAGCTCACCGTGCTGGACCAGGTCGTCAACCGCGAGGCCCTGACGCTCGCGGTCAACGATGTTTTCTGGACCTGCGGGATTCTGTTCCTGGCCCTTATTCCGATCCTGTGGCTGGCCAAGCCGCCGTTCGGCAATGCGGGCGGCGCGGCGGGTCATTAA
- a CDS encoding DsbE family thiol:disulfide interchange protein — protein MSRFLPLIAFGLLVALFGFGIWWNTAHDQHDIVSPLINKPAPAFALPVLGDDTRKVDKQSLLGKPYFLNVFGSWCIECVHEHPVLSGEVKQLGLPLVGFNYKDDPQDATAWLAEHGNPFDVVIVDRDGRAGIDFGVYGAPETFLIDGKGVIRYKHVGPITPDVVANEFRPALAALAKESP, from the coding sequence ATGAGCCGGTTTCTTCCGCTCATCGCTTTTGGCCTGCTTGTCGCGCTGTTCGGTTTCGGCATCTGGTGGAACACCGCGCACGACCAGCACGACATCGTCTCCCCACTGATCAACAAGCCCGCACCCGCGTTCGCGCTGCCTGTCCTGGGCGACGACACGCGCAAGGTCGACAAGCAGTCGCTGCTTGGCAAGCCCTACTTCCTGAACGTGTTCGGCAGCTGGTGCATCGAATGCGTGCATGAGCACCCAGTGCTCTCGGGCGAAGTGAAGCAGCTGGGCCTGCCGCTGGTCGGCTTCAACTACAAGGATGATCCGCAGGATGCCACCGCGTGGCTTGCCGAGCATGGCAACCCGTTCGATGTCGTGATCGTCGACCGCGATGGCCGCGCGGGCATCGACTTCGGCGTGTACGGTGCGCCGGAAACGTTCCTCATCGATGGCAAGGGCGTGATCCGCTACAAGCATGTTGGCCCGATCACACCCGATGTCGTGGCCAACGAATTCCGGCCCGCGTTGGCGGCGCTGGCCAAGGAAAGCCCGTAA
- a CDS encoding heme lyase CcmF/NrfE family subunit yields MIPELGQFALILALLLALVQGVLPMIGAWRGNGALMAIARPAAAGQAVFVFAAMGILIHAFLVYDFSVAYVADNSNLALPWYYRITAVWGAHEGSMLLWVFILNVWTVALAAFSRHLPQPFVARVLGVMGLIGVGFLAFILFTSNPFLRELPMPADGGDLNPVLQDPGMTFHPPVLYMGYVGFSVAFAFSIAALLGGELEQAWVRWARPWTNVSWAFLTMGIVAGSWWAYAELGWGGWWFWDPVENASFMPWLVGVALIHAQAVTEKRGSLPAWTVLLSLFAFSLSLLGTFLVRSGVLTSVHAFASDPRRGLYILGFLVVVIGGSLLLYAIRAPKVATGKPFAALSRETGIMVANLLFTTAAAMVLLGTLFPLIGDALNLGRVSVGPPYFGFLFVLLMAPAVLLLPFGPYLRWGRAEGRQLTSMARRAGIAAVICTGAAVFFVDGRLRAIAGVAGSVWVAAGTLAYVVKRWREMPFGRRFPAEMAGMLVAHFGVAVFLIGVLLSESLSTERDVRMAPGQVEAVGSYQFRFDGVRETTGPNWRADEGVVTILRDGAVMATMHPQKRTYSRGQVQTESAIDPGLFRDIYVALGEPMDGGNVEGAWALRLYHKPFVRWIWLGGLFMMVGGFLAAGERRFRAKKAAAHATAPAKEQLA; encoded by the coding sequence GTGATCCCCGAACTCGGCCAGTTCGCCCTGATCCTCGCCCTGCTGCTGGCACTGGTGCAAGGCGTGCTGCCGATGATCGGCGCGTGGCGCGGCAACGGCGCCCTCATGGCCATCGCGCGGCCCGCCGCCGCCGGCCAGGCGGTATTCGTGTTCGCGGCGATGGGCATCCTCATCCACGCGTTCCTGGTGTACGACTTCTCGGTGGCTTATGTCGCCGACAACTCGAACCTCGCGCTGCCCTGGTACTACCGCATCACCGCGGTATGGGGCGCACACGAAGGCTCCATGCTGCTGTGGGTCTTTATCCTCAACGTGTGGACCGTGGCGCTGGCCGCCTTCAGCCGGCACCTGCCGCAGCCATTCGTGGCCCGGGTGCTTGGCGTCATGGGCCTGATCGGCGTGGGTTTCCTCGCCTTCATCCTGTTCACGTCCAACCCGTTCCTGCGCGAACTGCCGATGCCGGCCGATGGCGGCGATCTCAATCCCGTGCTCCAGGACCCGGGTATGACGTTCCACCCGCCGGTGCTCTACATGGGGTACGTCGGGTTCTCCGTCGCCTTCGCCTTCTCGATCGCCGCGCTGCTCGGTGGTGAGCTGGAACAGGCCTGGGTGCGCTGGGCGCGCCCGTGGACCAACGTCTCGTGGGCGTTCCTCACCATGGGCATCGTGGCCGGCAGCTGGTGGGCGTACGCCGAACTGGGCTGGGGTGGCTGGTGGTTCTGGGATCCGGTGGAAAACGCGTCGTTCATGCCGTGGCTGGTCGGCGTCGCGCTGATCCATGCGCAGGCCGTGACGGAGAAGCGCGGCTCGCTGCCGGCATGGACGGTACTGCTTTCGCTGTTCGCTTTCTCGCTCTCGTTGCTCGGCACCTTCCTTGTTCGCTCAGGCGTGCTGACCTCGGTGCACGCGTTCGCCTCGGACCCTCGTCGCGGCCTGTATATCCTGGGCTTCCTCGTCGTCGTGATTGGCGGCTCGCTGCTGCTGTACGCCATCCGCGCGCCGAAGGTCGCCACCGGCAAGCCGTTTGCCGCGCTCTCGCGCGAGACCGGCATCATGGTGGCCAACCTGCTGTTCACCACGGCGGCCGCCATGGTGTTGCTGGGCACACTGTTCCCGCTGATCGGCGATGCATTGAACCTCGGGCGCGTTTCCGTGGGGCCGCCGTACTTCGGCTTCCTGTTCGTGCTGCTCATGGCGCCGGCGGTGCTGCTACTGCCGTTCGGCCCTTACCTGCGCTGGGGCCGCGCCGAAGGGCGCCAGCTCACCTCCATGGCCCGGCGCGCCGGCATTGCCGCGGTGATTTGCACCGGTGCGGCCGTGTTCTTTGTCGATGGCCGACTGCGTGCCATCGCAGGTGTCGCGGGTTCGGTGTGGGTGGCCGCGGGTACGCTGGCCTATGTGGTGAAGCGCTGGCGCGAGATGCCGTTTGGCCGCCGCTTTCCTGCCGAGATGGCCGGCATGCTTGTCGCGCATTTCGGCGTGGCCGTTTTCCTTATCGGCGTACTCCTTTCCGAATCGCTTAGCACTGAGCGCGACGTGCGGATGGCGCCGGGCCAGGTGGAAGCCGTTGGCTCGTACCAGTTCCGCTTCGATGGCGTGCGCGAGACAACGGGCCCGAACTGGCGCGCCGACGAAGGCGTCGTCACCATCCTGCGCGATGGCGCGGTCATGGCCACGATGCACCCGCAGAAACGCACCTACTCTCGCGGCCAGGTGCAAACCGAGTCCGCGATCGACCCGGGCCTTTTCCGCGACATCTATGTCGCCCTGGGCGAGCCGATGGATGGCGGCAACGTGGAAGGTGCCTGGGCGCTGCGCCTGTACCACAAGCCTTTCGTGCGCTGGATCTGGCTGGGTGGCCTGTTCATGATGGTGGGCGGGTTCCTTGCCGCGGGCGAGCGGCGCTTCCGCGCGAAGAAGGCCGCGGCGCATGCAACCGCACCCGCGAAGGAGCAACTGGCATGA
- the ccmE gene encoding cytochrome c maturation protein CcmE — protein sequence MNPTRKRRLAVVISVIVAAAIAVGLTVFALQRNMSYLFTPSQVQEGQATPYPTFRLGGMVKSGSIQRAKDSLKVSFIVVDDAGAMPVEYTGILPDLFRDNQSVIATGRMADGRFIASEVLAKHDENYMPKELKDAMAKAHQKRNIDDTAMKDTPK from the coding sequence ATGAATCCAACGCGTAAACGCCGTCTCGCCGTCGTCATCTCCGTCATCGTTGCCGCCGCTATCGCAGTGGGCCTTACGGTGTTCGCGCTGCAGCGGAACATGAGCTACCTGTTTACCCCCAGCCAGGTGCAGGAAGGCCAGGCCACGCCCTACCCCACGTTTCGCCTGGGCGGCATGGTCAAGTCCGGCTCCATCCAGCGGGCGAAGGACAGCCTGAAGGTGAGCTTCATCGTGGTGGACGATGCGGGCGCCATGCCCGTGGAATACACCGGCATCCTCCCCGACCTGTTCCGCGATAACCAATCGGTGATCGCCACCGGCCGCATGGCCGACGGCCGTTTCATCGCCAGCGAAGTGCTGGCCAAGCACGATGAAAACTACATGCCGAAGGAACTGAAGGACGCGATGGCGAAGGCGCACCAGAAGCGCAATATCGACGACACCGCCATGAAGGACACACCCAAGTGA
- the ccmB gene encoding heme exporter protein CcmB yields MTPGSTTAACAALLRRDLTLAWRRRGDIALPVLYAVIVVTLFPFALGPEPALLARIAGGVVFVTVLLAMLLSLDGLFRPDIEDGSMEQLMLAPQPLALLVGMKILAHWLTAALPLIVVAPVLAGMLHLPPAAAPVLVLALAIATPLLSLLGAVLVALTAGAKRSGMLLALMLLPLCVPVVIFAAGAVAAAQDGLPWIAPVAWLGAGLALAVVLAPLACAAALRIAMES; encoded by the coding sequence GTGACGCCCGGCAGCACGACCGCCGCCTGCGCCGCCCTGCTGCGCCGCGACCTCACCCTGGCCTGGCGCCGGCGTGGCGATATCGCGCTACCCGTGCTTTACGCCGTCATCGTGGTGACACTGTTCCCGTTCGCCCTTGGCCCTGAGCCGGCCCTGCTCGCCCGCATCGCCGGCGGCGTGGTGTTCGTCACGGTGCTGCTGGCCATGCTGCTCTCGCTGGATGGGCTGTTCCGCCCGGATATCGAGGACGGCTCGATGGAGCAGCTGATGCTCGCCCCGCAGCCGCTGGCGTTGCTGGTGGGCATGAAGATCCTGGCCCACTGGCTCACCGCGGCATTGCCGCTCATCGTCGTGGCGCCGGTGCTGGCCGGCATGCTGCACCTTCCGCCCGCGGCGGCGCCCGTGCTGGTGCTGGCCCTGGCGATTGCCACGCCGCTGCTGAGCCTGCTCGGCGCGGTACTGGTGGCACTGACGGCCGGGGCAAAACGCTCTGGTATGCTTCTGGCGCTCATGTTGCTGCCGTTGTGCGTACCCGTGGTGATCTTTGCCGCCGGGGCCGTGGCCGCCGCTCAGGATGGCCTGCCCTGGATCGCGCCTGTCGCGTGGCTGGGCGCCGGCCTGGCGCTGGCCGTGGTGCTCGCGCCCCTGGCGTGTGCTGCCGCGCTGCGCATCGCGATGGAATCATGA